The genomic stretch ttttttcgataaaggagcatagccccagcctctgcatcaatagatgcacacggctttctttattaaaaataaaGTATCAAGTCATACAAGATCCAAATCTCACTTATTACAATCACAGAAAAGCTAGGgtcgatacaagaatcaaccagctgTAGATATGGCTAATAGaaaagctatgcatttgctattctattaagatgccgccacccagtagcctggaaaaagaagtcctgagcaaccactagcatccggttgcatccaataaccatagGTTCCCGCTGTTCAAACGGAAGAAGTAGCACCCATTGCTGAATTGAGTGcgcagctcgccggataacctgcaaaaaattagttccatttTGTTTGTTAAATATAATATCATTCCTAGTTCTCCACATGGCCCAACAAATGGCCGAGACACCAATTCGAATTTTTTGTTTATCCTCTTTCCTCACTCCATTgagccatctaccaaacatattagtaatattagctggtGGAGAGATATTATAGGCTAAGTACACCATACGCCAAATTATCTTCGCAAAAGGACATTCAATGAACATTTgcaaaaactttgttttgggtaaatatgatttgatctatgggttagatcaaatgaaactagaactaacaataaaaaaatattaaGGATTAAGTACCAGATATTTTAAATGGTAATAATATGGTATTCCATGCAACAACTCATAGGTGCATATCCAATTACAATATAAAGGAGGAGAAATCATGTGTCTATCCAATATCTGTTCATACCCTCATCATCATGGTATTCTCAAACTCAATTCTTGAACTTATGACAAGGAAATGAACACAATTAATTTCTAATATCAAACATTGGTCTATTCAATTGTTCTCTGTCCAAATCAATATTCACCAAATATCAGAAGGGGGAGATATAACCATCTTTTCAGATGCTaacatcatcatctcttgagttagAACCTTAGGTCATAATATAGTCATAGGCGGACCCAAGAGAATTTCGAAGCCCGGGCAAACATGCTTAGTATGCTAATTTTTCATCAAATTCATATGAAATACGAGCGAAAATAGGCTTGTCGGCCGGCCGGAAGCCCGGGCGGCTGCCCGGGCAACAGGAACGGTAGATCCGCCTATGAATATAGTCAACCTAGAAGTAGAAGTGGAGAGGTTAACTCAATTCTGAATGGACCGACCTAAGCAGATACTTAATTCCGAATGGACCACCAATACATTAATCATTTTCATCCAGCTGTAACAACTCTCCATTTCTTTCACTTATAAGGCCTCGATGTACATTTCCATACAAAACAACACTTGTCCTAGCAACTAAAAACTACTGTGCCTGTACAATTTTTTCGTAACATTGCAAAACATGCATGGCGATATTTCGTACATGCTACTCATCTACATCAACTCTCTAAATATAAAGGGGCCGAATGACTTCAACCTTGAGGAAATTACCTTTGCTTgtattaaaactatgtgaagcatcgaaacattccaAGAAAATTTGTACGTTCTTTCCGTGCTGCAACCAAACATAGCTCCGTTGCACtcttgtattttttttaaatgttGCATGTCATCACATCTAATTCATATGCTTAGCATATTTCTATTCATATGTTTTTGGAGTCCCGCAACCCAAAGATGCACCGGGGATACCTTTGAGTTGTTGGAATATCAATAAGAGCGCATTTTGGTTCTTCTGGAATAAAACGTCACGTTGCAAGCCTTGCCCGAAAATGTATCGATAAACCGGAGAAATCAATCAAGATATTACACTCGGTCATTGTACATGGAACAATTTTATTGTCGTGCCACTTGGAGAGAAGAGGACACTTTTTTTAGTTTCCCTTGATGTATACTTTGGCATACTTATTTCCAATTTGGATTCTTTTGACTTCACTTACCACTAGTACCAAGATAGAACTCTTGGGTGGTTCTAATATTCTGTCTGAGTATTGTTGCCAGGAAATTATGGTCATCCAACAGTAACACCACGCTTATAATACATAAGCTTTGTTGTACATTTCCTGTCACCAACACCAGTCCTCCAAGATAATACAAAAATCACTTAGCACACAACTGCTTCCTCTATGCACTTTGTATTACATTCTGAATGTAGAATCCTTTTGACTTCAATACCCACTACTATCAAACTTCATAATATTCTGGTGGTTATTGAAACCCACCAGCCACTATCATCCTAgtatactaaaacacctctccacTTCATGGAGTACAAAGGTTGATAAAGATTCCAAATTTCCATAACCGGCACCAGTTTTCCTTTCATCTAATTAAAAGAAGGCACCATGCCCATACAACAATTCCATTAAAAGTGaaagcaaatttggtgcacatgagaatCAGAGCTCTTAGttcttaaaatatttaaaaattgtaCATCTGCGTTTAAAAAATCGTCACAGTTATTCCacgaatacatacacatgttctgaatTGTCGTGCGGAGTTTCAGTAGAAATCGCATTATATTTTGATCTACaagtaaaaaaaacaaatttctggCTATGTATAGGGGCATATATTTATCAAAAATTTGTgttttttgtatagctcaaaatacaacatatttttctccaaattTTCTACCGTATCTTCGGAATATTTATATGTATGTGGGTATTTATTTTCAACTTTTTGTAATCCAAAAatataattttaaaaaatcaGGAGCAGTAGTGCTCATATGGCAAAGGCACTTTTCGTTAAAAAAAAATACACTAAGGAGACATATATCTATAAAAAAAAAATGCCACCGGAAATCGCCGACCGGAAATCGCCGACCGGAAATCGCCTATATAAACACCCGATCCACCTCGCCTCTGCCAACTGCTACCTCTTCTTCTCGCAACGCTCCCCTCCAAAAACCCAAAACAGAGCATAACCCCAAGAACCAGCACCACGTGCGTGCTCGTCGCAGCAGCCCACACGACACGATTGCTTGTCCGCCATGGCCGCGACCGGAGCAGCTCTTCGGCTACGCCTCCTGTTCCGGATTCTGCGTGTGGGCGAGCTCCTCGCGCTGCTGGCGCTCCTGTCCTGGTCCTCGTCCCgcgcgccgtccgccgccgcggccgcggtgCGCGTCGCCGGCAGCCTCCTCTTCAGCCCGCGCATCGTGTTCGTCCTCGGCAACGCCATCGTGCTGCTCTTGCTGGCGCTCTCCAGGCGCGAACGCGAGTCGTCACCGGTCTCCTCCGCCACCAACCACCACCCTgcagcagctgccgccgccgccctgacCACCGAGGCTCCGGCCGTCGGAAGCTTTTCTTCATTCGCTGCCCCGACAACGCCGTCTCCTACGCCTACCCCGGAAAGCGAAGcatcggtggcggtggtggctacATCGGCGGCCGAGGTGCTCCCCTGCAGGGAAATGGCGACGGTGTTCGAGGAGGAGGTCAAGCCGGCGGTAAAGGCCGCGGTGGCGCGGGCCGCCTTGAGCAAGGCACGCGCGCCGAGGCGGAGCAGGTCGGAGAAGATGAGCTCGCGCGGCATCAGCGGATCCCGGCGCGCTGCGTCCCCGGAACATCAgctgataatgccggtgatgcggCGTTCGGAGTCGGAGAACGGGCGCAGGCGGCGGTCGTCGGCGTCGGCGCGGGACGTGGCAGCTTGGGCCCCCGGGACGGAGGACGCGGAGGAGTTCCGGCGGACGGTGGAGTCGTTCATCGCGAGGCAGACGCGGTTCCGGCGCGACGAGGAGTGCATGGCCGGCGCGCTGGTGGTCGTGGAATGATCAGTGGATCCGGTG from Lolium rigidum isolate FL_2022 chromosome 4, APGP_CSIRO_Lrig_0.1, whole genome shotgun sequence encodes the following:
- the LOC124707957 gene encoding uncharacterized protein LOC124707957; translated protein: MAATGAALRLRLLFRILRVGELLALLALLSWSSSRAPSAAAAAVRVAGSLLFSPRIVFVLGNAIVLLLLALSRRERESSPVSSATNHHPAAAAAAALTTEAPAVGSFSSFAAPTTPSPTPTPESEASVAVVATSAAEVLPCREMATVFEEEVKPAVKAAVARAALSKARAPRRSRSEKMSSRGISGSRRAASPEHQLIMPVMRRSESENGRRRRSSASARDVAAWAPGTEDAEEFRRTVESFIARQTRFRRDEECMAGALVVVE